The Buchnera aphidicola (Cinara curtihirsuta) genome includes a region encoding these proteins:
- a CDS encoding nucleotide exchange factor GrpE has protein sequence MNCNDIIGNSSSNVKNNTLLNKDVIIDKKLLKKSKLKLLNLKKDILNTSLIYKDKVLKIKNRLQKKIYNTYNFFLEKDFLLVLPIIDSIEATINVLDNSNDNNSKIYVVLKDIQKKFLYVFKKYGISIINSINTPFNPDFHQAISIDFSGKYKNNFISSIIQKGYSLNNRLLRPALVSVSQIKKN, from the coding sequence ATGAATTGTAATGATATTATTGGTAATTCATCTTCAAATGTAAAAAATAATACTTTATTAAATAAAGATGTAATAATTGATAAAAAATTATTAAAGAAAAGTAAATTAAAATTATTAAATTTAAAAAAAGATATTTTAAACACATCTCTTATATACAAAGATAAAGTATTAAAAATTAAAAATAGATTACAAAAAAAAATTTATAATACATATAATTTTTTTTTAGAGAAAGATTTTTTATTAGTTTTACCTATTATTGATAGTATTGAAGCTACTATTAATGTATTAGATAATTCTAATGATAATAATTCTAAGATTTATGTGGTATTAAAAGATATTCAAAAAAAATTTTTATATGTATTTAAAAAATATGGTATTTCAATTATTAACTCTATTAATACCCCCTTCAATCCTGATTTTCATCAAGCAATATCAATTGATTTTTCTGGAAAATATAAAAATAATTTTATTTCATCCATTATTCAAAAAGGATATTCATTAAATAATAGATTATTAAGACCTGCATTAGTATCTGTATCACAAATCAAAAAAAATTAA
- the smpB gene encoding SsrA-binding protein SmpB has translation MNINRKKKITKKKTFLNKKAKYNFHIKKTIISGIILKGWEVKSIRLGFVQITEGHIYIKKNEAYLSGVYFQPLLNTSDFISCQSNRIRKLLLKKKEIHDLYIYSKRKGYTIIPIKLFWSRSWCKVKIGIVKGKSIQDKRLDKKNNSWKIEQSTIFKRISINK, from the coding sequence TTGAATATTAATAGAAAAAAAAAAATAACAAAAAAAAAAACATTTTTAAATAAAAAAGCTAAATATAATTTTCATATAAAAAAAACTATTATTTCTGGAATTATTTTAAAAGGATGGGAAGTAAAATCAATTAGATTAGGTTTTGTTCAAATTACTGAAGGACATATTTATATTAAAAAAAATGAAGCTTATTTAAGTGGAGTATATTTTCAACCATTATTAAATACATCTGATTTTATCAGCTGTCAATCAAATCGTATTAGAAAGTTATTATTAAAAAAAAAAGAAATTCACGATTTATATATTTATAGTAAAAGAAAAGGATATACAATTATTCCTATAAAATTATTTTGGAGTAGATCTTGGTGTAAAGTTAAAATAGGAATTGTAAAAGGTAAATCTATTCAAGATAAAAGATTAGATAAAAAAAACAATTCATGGAAGATTGAACAATCTACTATATTTAAACGTATATCTATAAATAAATAG
- the tadA gene encoding tRNA adenosine(34) deaminase TadA, with protein sequence MKLIDNYWMKIALNQAYKGEKRGEIPIGAVLVKNNYLISSSYNSCVSLFDSSAHSEILVIRKGGKELKNYRLYNTVLYVTHEPCFMCSAAIINSRICRVVYGSYSTKKHDFSYFMNLLYINNIKHHIKDIKSGVLLYECSNLLKNFFKKKR encoded by the coding sequence ATGAAATTAATAGATAATTATTGGATGAAAATAGCATTAAATCAAGCATATAAGGGAGAAAAAAGAGGGGAAATTCCAATTGGTGCTGTTTTAGTAAAAAATAACTATCTTATTAGTTCATCTTATAATTCTTGTGTTTCTTTATTTGATTCCAGCGCTCATTCTGAAATTTTAGTTATTAGAAAAGGAGGAAAAGAACTAAAAAATTATAGATTATATAATACTGTTTTATATGTAACACATGAACCTTGTTTTATGTGTTCTGCAGCTATTATAAATTCTAGAATATGTAGAGTAGTATATGGTTCTTATAGTACAAAGAAACATGATTTTTCATACTTTATGAATTTATTATATATTAATAATATTAAGCATCATATAAAAGATATTAAATCTGGTGTTCTATTATATGAATGCTCAAATTTATTAAAAAATTTTTTTAAAAAAAAAAGATAA
- the acpS gene encoding holo-ACP synthase, with translation MSIISIGIDLINVKRFKKLIFRYGIKIPNKILSEKELYEYKNTNYKDKFLATRFTAKEAAAKAIGVGIYKKNFLKNCEIIHNIYGKPKLNIFGYAGIILKKLKTKKIFLSITDSSKYVQSVVILEK, from the coding sequence ATGTCAATAATAAGTATTGGAATAGATTTAATAAATGTTAAAAGATTCAAAAAATTAATTTTTCGTTATGGTATTAAAATACCTAACAAAATTTTATCAGAAAAAGAATTATATGAATATAAAAATACAAACTATAAAGATAAATTTTTAGCTACAAGATTTACAGCAAAAGAAGCAGCAGCCAAAGCAATTGGGGTTGGTATATATAAAAAAAATTTTTTAAAAAATTGTGAAATTATACATAATATATATGGTAAACCAAAATTGAATATATTTGGTTACGCCGGCATAATTTTAAAAAAGTTAAAAACTAAAAAAATTTTTTTAAGTATTACTGATTCTAGTAAATATGTACAATCTGTTGTTATACTAGAAAAATAA
- the era gene encoding GTPase Era, producing the protein MKKNTFFGRVLIVGRTNVGKSTLLNQLIKSNISIISHKKNTTQTHITGIYTDNLIQFEIIDSPGLKNNYSNKIEKKKLRDTFNLINETNIIIFLINSFIWTQEENELLRYIKKNNNNYIMVINKIDLIYNKQLLLPFISKINKLIYNKEIFLISARKNIYLNNLLIYIKKKIPISNHKYLYNQKTTCKKKFLVSEIIRETLINLLNQELVYSFTIFITDFYQNIKNKYIISSLIFIKNIRHKKIIIGKKGVKIKKCKIQSKYQIEKLLKKKIYLNINVKIR; encoded by the coding sequence ATGAAAAAAAATACTTTTTTTGGAAGAGTACTTATAGTTGGTCGAACTAATGTAGGTAAATCTACTTTGTTAAATCAATTAATAAAATCAAATATTTCTATTATATCACATAAAAAAAATACTACTCAAACTCATATAACAGGGATTTATACTGATAATTTAATACAATTTGAAATAATTGATTCTCCTGGATTAAAAAATAATTATTCTAATAAAATTGAAAAAAAAAAATTAAGAGACACTTTTAATCTTATAAATGAAACAAATATAATAATTTTCTTAATTAATAGTTTTATTTGGACTCAAGAAGAAAATGAACTTTTAAGATATATTAAAAAAAATAACAATAATTACATAATGGTAATCAATAAAATTGATCTTATATATAATAAACAATTATTATTACCATTTATTTCTAAAATTAATAAATTAATTTATAATAAAGAAATTTTTTTAATTTCAGCAAGAAAAAATATATATTTAAATAATTTATTAATTTATATAAAAAAAAAAATACCAATATCAAATCATAAATATTTATATAATCAAAAAACTACTTGTAAAAAAAAATTTTTAGTTTCTGAAATAATAAGAGAAACATTAATTAATCTTTTAAATCAAGAATTAGTATATTCATTTACTATATTTATTACAGATTTTTATCAAAATATAAAAAATAAATATATTATTTCAAGTTTAATTTTTATTAAAAATATACGACATAAAAAAATTATTATAGGAAAAAAGGGGGTAAAAATAAAAAAATGTAAAATACAATCAAAATATCAAATAGAAAAATTATTAAAAAAAAAAATATATTTAAATATTAATGTAAAAATAAGGTAA
- the rnc gene encoding ribonuclease III → MNLIVIKKIQKFLGYKFTNISLLKHALTHRSASKKHNERLEFLGDSILSFIIAKALYHHFPKVNEGGMSRMRATLVRGNTLAEIASEFSLGSYLKLGQGEKKSGGFKRESILANAIEAIIASIFLDSNIYTVERIILKWYKKRFKEMSPIGTKKDPKTRLQEFLQSKHFPLPIYHVGQIYGAAHNQIFTIYCKINGLSEILIGIGASRRKAEQDAAQNALIRLEAE, encoded by the coding sequence ATGAATCTAATAGTTATAAAAAAAATACAAAAATTTCTTGGATATAAATTTACTAACATATCTTTATTAAAACACGCTTTAACCCATAGAAGTGCTAGTAAAAAACATAATGAAAGATTAGAATTTTTAGGAGATTCTATTCTTAGTTTTATTATAGCCAAAGCATTATATCATCATTTTCCTAAAGTAAATGAAGGAGGGATGAGTAGAATGAGAGCAACATTAGTTAGAGGAAATACATTAGCGGAAATCGCATCTGAATTTTCTTTAGGTAGTTATCTTAAATTAGGACAAGGAGAAAAAAAAAGTGGGGGATTTAAACGTGAATCTATATTAGCTAATGCTATAGAAGCTATTATAGCTAGTATATTTTTGGATAGTAATATTTATACTGTAGAACGAATAATTTTAAAATGGTATAAAAAACGTTTTAAAGAAATGAGTCCAATTGGAACAAAAAAAGATCCAAAAACTAGATTGCAAGAATTTTTGCAATCAAAACACTTTCCATTACCAATATATCATGTAGGACAAATATACGGAGCTGCACATAATCAAATTTTTACTATTTACTGTAAAATAAATGGATTATCAGAAATATTAATTGGAATTGGAGCTAGTCGTAGAAAAGCCGAACAAGATGCAGCTCAAAATGCATTAATTAGATTAGAGGCAGAATAA
- the lepB gene encoding signal peptidase I encodes MKKLLIELIQYFLIIVFIFSIQLFFFQSFSISSNSMKPSLFEGDYILVQKLFYNTQNLNKKIKFNSYKPKRNDVVVFKYPKNKNLKYIKRIIGLPGDIVFYHPFTKKIYIFNKINNKYSIIKKKKKEIKYIISNQIKNNKKFYNKNIHTYRSLIKESYKEIFKNHVHDIIVFHGIKNYLYLYNIKNKNQKKWTWIIPKDQYFVIGDNRDKSSDSRFWGLVKKENILGKAKYIWFSMNYKSKKWFHIIYFRRIFKKIQ; translated from the coding sequence ATAAAAAAATTATTAATAGAATTAATACAATACTTTCTTATTATAGTTTTTATTTTTAGTATACAGTTATTTTTTTTTCAATCTTTTTCTATTTCTTCAAATTCAATGAAACCATCTTTATTTGAAGGTGATTATATATTAGTTCAAAAACTTTTTTACAATACACAAAATTTAAATAAAAAAATTAAATTTAATAGTTATAAACCCAAAAGAAATGATGTTGTTGTTTTTAAATATCCAAAAAATAAAAATTTAAAATATATTAAACGTATTATTGGTTTACCTGGAGATATAGTTTTTTATCATCCTTTTACAAAAAAAATATATATTTTTAATAAAATTAATAATAAATATTCTATTATTAAAAAAAAAAAAAAAGAAATTAAATATATTATTTCTAATCAAATTAAAAATAATAAAAAATTTTATAATAAAAATATTCATACATATCGCTCATTAATAAAAGAAAGTTACAAAGAAATATTTAAAAATCATGTACATGATATAATTGTATTTCATGGTATAAAAAATTATTTATATTTATATAATATAAAAAATAAAAATCAAAAAAAATGGACATGGATAATTCCTAAAGATCAATATTTTGTTATAGGAGATAATAGAGATAAAAGTTCAGATAGTAGATTTTGGGGTTTAGTGAAAAAAGAAAATATATTAGGAAAAGCAAAATATATATGGTTTAGCATGAATTATAAAAGTAAAAAATGGTTTCATATAATATATTTTAGGAGAATTTTTAAAAAAATTCAATAA
- the lepA gene encoding translation elongation factor 4, giving the protein MKYIRNFSIIAHIDHGKSTLSDRLIQICGGLSKREMSNQVLDTMDLERERGITIKAQSVTINYTSKKGKNFYLNFIDTPGHVNFAYEVSRALSASEGALLIIDAAQSVQAQTVANCLSALKMNLSILPILNKIDLPNARPKQVCQDIKDIIGISTKDIVLCSAKTGQGIPELLEKIITVIPSPKGSADNPLQALVIDSWFDKYLGVVSLVRIKNGFIKIKDKILILRTKKVYQVEQLGIFTPKRILKPMLSCGEVGWMICGIKNIHSILVGETITSFKNPSTNLIPGFQKIKPKIYAGLFPIKTNQYNQFKEALNKLQLNDSSLFYEPENSQALGFGFRCGFLGILHMEIIQSRLEREYNIEIILTAPTVIYEVILIKNKKIIYLDNPVKFPHTNLIHEIREPIAFCNILTPTKYIGEIINLCIKKRGIQKNLIYHNKKTVIQYEIPLSEVISNFFDKLKSVSSGYASLEYNSIGFRKSDLVKIDILINSIKIDALSSICHRKNSICFAKNIIERIKKIIPRHQFNVPIQAAIENNIISRVNVKQLRKNVLSKCYGGDISRKKKLLQKQKKGKKRMKIIGNVKIPQEIFFSILQLD; this is encoded by the coding sequence ATGAAATATATAAGAAATTTTTCTATTATTGCCCATATAGATCATGGGAAATCCACTTTATCTGATCGATTAATACAGATTTGTGGAGGTTTATCTAAAAGAGAAATGTCGAATCAAGTTTTAGATACTATGGATTTAGAACGTGAGCGCGGTATTACAATTAAAGCACAAAGTGTAACAATTAATTATACTTCGAAAAAAGGAAAAAATTTTTATTTGAATTTTATTGATACACCTGGGCATGTTAATTTCGCTTATGAAGTTTCACGCGCATTATCTGCAAGTGAAGGAGCTTTATTAATAATAGATGCAGCTCAAAGTGTACAAGCTCAAACAGTTGCAAATTGCCTTAGCGCTTTAAAAATGAACTTATCAATTTTGCCAATTTTAAATAAAATTGATTTACCTAATGCTAGACCAAAACAAGTATGTCAAGATATAAAAGATATTATTGGAATTTCAACAAAAGATATTGTTTTATGTTCTGCAAAAACAGGTCAAGGAATACCTGAATTATTAGAAAAAATTATAACAGTTATTCCTTCTCCAAAAGGAAGTGCTGATAACCCCTTACAAGCATTAGTAATTGACTCTTGGTTTGATAAGTATTTAGGTGTAGTATCATTAGTACGTATAAAAAATGGTTTTATAAAAATAAAAGATAAAATACTTATTTTAAGAACTAAAAAAGTATATCAAGTAGAGCAATTAGGTATTTTTACACCAAAAAGAATTTTAAAACCAATGTTATCTTGTGGAGAAGTAGGATGGATGATTTGTGGCATTAAAAATATTCACTCTATACTAGTTGGTGAAACTATTACATCATTTAAAAATCCTTCTACTAATTTAATACCAGGTTTTCAAAAAATTAAACCAAAAATATATGCTGGTTTATTTCCAATAAAAACTAATCAATATAATCAATTTAAAGAAGCTCTAAATAAACTTCAATTAAATGACTCTTCTTTATTTTATGAACCTGAAAATTCACAAGCATTAGGATTTGGATTTAGATGTGGATTTTTAGGAATATTACATATGGAAATTATACAATCCAGATTAGAGCGAGAATACAATATAGAGATTATTTTAACAGCCCCTACTGTTATATATGAAGTTATTTTAATAAAAAATAAAAAAATAATTTATTTAGATAATCCTGTAAAATTTCCTCATACTAATTTAATCCATGAAATTAGAGAACCAATAGCTTTTTGTAATATTTTAACACCTACAAAATATATTGGAGAAATTATTAATTTATGCATTAAAAAAAGAGGAATACAAAAAAACTTAATATATCATAATAAAAAAACTGTTATTCAATATGAAATTCCATTATCAGAAGTAATTTCAAATTTTTTTGATAAATTAAAATCTGTTTCTAGTGGATATGCTTCATTAGAATATAATTCTATCGGTTTTAGAAAAAGTGATTTAGTTAAAATTGATATTTTAATTAATTCTATAAAAATTGATGCATTATCATCTATTTGTCACAGAAAAAATTCTATTTGTTTTGCAAAAAATATAATAGAAAGAATTAAAAAAATAATACCAAGACATCAATTTAATGTACCTATTCAAGCCGCTATTGAAAATAATATTATTTCTAGAGTAAATGTTAAACAACTTAGAAAAAATGTACTGTCAAAATGTTATGGAGGTGATATTAGTCGTAAAAAAAAATTATTACAAAAACAAAAAAAAGGAAAAAAAAGAATGAAAATTATTGGAAATGTAAAAATTCCTCAAGAAATATTTTTTTCTATATTACAACTTGATTAA
- the mnmA gene encoding tRNA 2-thiouridine(34) synthase MnmA, with the protein MKRKKVILAMSGGVDSSVSAWLLLKKGYDVEGLFMKNWDEDDSDNYCSAKIDLIDAKSVCKKLGIFLHKINFSTEYWNKVFKKFISEYKKGYTPNPDILCNKFIKFNICLNFAFKCLKADYFSTGHYASIKRIKNKFYLYKAADTEKDQSYFLYTLKSNILSKIFFPLSQMKKHKIRMIAKKIKLSVYKKKDSTGICFIQPKKFNLFLNRYIPYKIGRILTMSGEFIGLHIGYEYYTIGQRKGLKIGGKKNKNMYPWYVVKKDIDSNIIRVVQGNGNPYLLSCGFLTNKIHWINNKPNLLNFKCMVQIRYRYNPIMCQINFNKKNNYIEVLFNKPNLCIAIGQSAVFYYHDLCLGGSIIKKNISYLP; encoded by the coding sequence ATGAAAAGAAAAAAAGTTATTTTAGCTATGTCAGGAGGAGTTGATTCTTCTGTTTCAGCCTGGTTATTATTAAAAAAAGGATACGATGTAGAAGGTTTATTTATGAAAAATTGGGATGAAGATGATTCTGATAATTATTGTTCTGCTAAAATTGATTTAATTGATGCAAAATCTGTTTGCAAAAAATTAGGTATTTTTTTACACAAAATTAATTTTTCTACAGAATATTGGAATAAAGTATTTAAAAAATTTATTTCAGAATATAAAAAAGGATATACACCAAATCCAGATATTTTATGTAATAAATTTATAAAATTTAATATCTGTTTAAATTTTGCATTTAAATGTTTAAAAGCAGATTATTTTTCTACTGGACACTATGCTTCTATTAAGAGAATAAAAAATAAATTTTATTTATACAAAGCAGCAGATACAGAAAAAGATCAAAGTTATTTTTTATATACTTTAAAATCAAATATCTTATCTAAAATTTTTTTTCCATTATCTCAAATGAAAAAACATAAAATACGAATGATAGCTAAAAAAATAAAATTATCTGTTTATAAAAAAAAAGATTCAACTGGAATTTGTTTTATTCAACCTAAAAAATTTAATTTATTTTTAAATCGTTATATTCCTTATAAAATAGGAAGAATACTTACTATGTCAGGAGAATTTATTGGATTACACATAGGTTATGAGTATTATACTATCGGGCAAAGAAAAGGATTAAAGATTGGTGGAAAAAAAAATAAAAATATGTACCCGTGGTATGTAGTAAAAAAAGATATAGATTCTAATATTATTAGAGTAGTTCAAGGAAATGGTAATCCTTATTTATTATCATGCGGATTTTTAACAAATAAAATTCATTGGATTAATAATAAACCAAATTTATTAAATTTTAAATGTATGGTGCAAATTAGATATAGATATAATCCTATTATGTGTCAAATTAATTTTAATAAAAAAAACAATTATATAGAAGTACTTTTTAATAAACCTAATTTATGCATTGCAATAGGACAATCAGCAGTATTTTATTATCATGACTTATGTCTCGGAGGTTCTATTATAAAAAAAAATATATCATATTTACCATGA
- a CDS encoding enoyl-ACP reductase FabI has protein sequence MAFLKNKKILIFGVKNCFSIAWGIALSMYKQKAKLAFVYHNIKSKKKIMPLAKAVKSKIILQCDINSDDSIEKLFIKLFDIWGMFDGIVHSIAYVPKIQLNKDFIKISNRIDFLNAFETNTFSLIAIIKVAIKFLNKKSSILTLTYIGSIKFIPYYNIMGITKSALESSVRYLSVSLGKKNIRVNAISSGSIKTTASYIIKNFHKIISTDRNCSPLNRNISAQEIGNVAAFLCSDLSSGITGQVIYVDAGRNIM, from the coding sequence ATGGCTTTTTTAAAAAATAAAAAAATTTTAATTTTTGGAGTTAAAAATTGTTTTTCAATTGCTTGGGGGATAGCTTTATCTATGTATAAACAAAAAGCTAAATTAGCATTTGTTTATCATAATATAAAATCAAAAAAAAAAATAATGCCACTTGCAAAAGCAGTAAAATCTAAAATTATTCTACAATGTGATATTAATTCAGATGATTCAATAGAAAAATTATTTATAAAATTATTTGATATATGGGGTATGTTTGATGGAATTGTACATTCAATAGCCTATGTTCCTAAAATTCAATTAAATAAAGATTTTATTAAAATAAGTAATCGTATAGATTTTTTAAATGCTTTTGAAACTAATACTTTCAGTTTAATAGCAATTATAAAAGTAGCTATAAAATTTTTAAATAAAAAATCTTCTATTTTAACTTTAACCTATATCGGTTCTATAAAATTTATACCATATTATAACATTATGGGTATTACAAAATCTGCATTAGAATCAAGTGTACGATATTTATCTGTTTCTTTAGGAAAAAAAAATATACGAGTTAATGCAATTTCTTCTGGATCTATTAAAACGACAGCATCTTATATAATAAAAAATTTTCATAAAATAATTAGTACAGATAGAAATTGTTCACCTTTAAATAGAAATATTTCTGCTCAAGAAATTGGAAATGTAGCTGCTTTTCTATGTTCTGATTTATCTAGTGGTATTACAGGACAAGTTATATATGTAGATGCCGGAAGAAATATTATGTAA
- a CDS encoding exoribonuclease II — MFQNNSLLIQLKNKLHKKKPRVEGIVKSTSQGFGFLEVDSKKTYFIPSKNMRKVIHGDKIIALIEKENDKEIVYPEKLIEPFLKRFIGSIYKKNNCIYIQSNYPYIRNTIFYRYKTSLKRSWKNGDWIIAELKKHSLRDNNYFSIKIIKFISEKDNPLLPWYVILTRHNLEKKSPTVSLLNLSPHIIENNNRIDLTCLDFITIDSSNTKDIDDALFVEKTEDNKFILTIAIADPTEYILEDTEIDNIAKKRMFTNYLPGLNISMLPKELSENICSLQPFLKRPVLACRIIIDSNGHIIIKKTEFFLAWIKSKSKLSYERVSDWLEKKGNWRPDNEKIEQQILLLKKIYIIRNLWRKKNALVFKDRLEYRFNISKEWEILNISIEKRRIAHKIIEESMITANICAANFLDKKLGFGLYNTHSGFNIFNAKNVIEFLKQYNIFYKVEEIMTLSGFCKLRRSLDELCNEYVNYRIYRFQSFGEISIFSKPHFSLGLSSYATWTSPIRKYSDMINHRLIKSVINKKNNIIPPDNILLSHIIDRKRKTRMAVREIEEWLYIKFFYKQNFHNTHYQADIIDILKGGIRARLLKNGAFIFIPAPHIHNVRHELIFYPESGVVYIKNKIHYKVSDNIIVHSLIINYDTKTIIASLAN; from the coding sequence ATGTTTCAAAATAATTCTTTACTTATACAGTTAAAAAATAAATTACATAAAAAAAAACCTAGAGTTGAAGGAATCGTAAAAAGTACTAGTCAAGGTTTTGGATTTTTAGAAGTTGATTCTAAAAAAACATATTTTATTCCATCTAAAAATATGAGAAAAGTTATTCATGGAGATAAGATAATAGCTTTAATTGAAAAAGAAAATGATAAAGAAATTGTATATCCAGAAAAATTAATAGAACCTTTTTTAAAAAGATTTATAGGTTCTATATATAAAAAAAACAATTGTATCTATATACAGTCAAATTATCCATATATACGAAACACAATATTTTATAGATATAAAACTTCCTTAAAAAGATCATGGAAAAATGGAGATTGGATAATAGCAGAATTAAAAAAACATAGTTTACGTGATAATAATTACTTTAGTATAAAGATTATAAAATTCATATCTGAAAAAGATAATCCATTATTACCATGGTATGTTATATTAACCAGGCATAATTTAGAAAAGAAGTCACCGACAGTTAGTTTGTTAAATTTATCACCACATATTATTGAAAATAATAATAGAATAGATTTAACATGCTTAGATTTTATTACTATAGACAGTTCTAATACTAAAGATATTGATGATGCTCTTTTTGTAGAAAAAACAGAGGATAATAAATTTATTTTAACGATAGCAATTGCAGATCCTACAGAATATATATTAGAGGATACTGAAATAGATAATATAGCTAAAAAACGTATGTTTACTAATTATTTACCTGGATTAAATATATCTATGTTACCAAAAGAATTATCTGAGAATATTTGTTCTCTACAACCTTTTCTAAAAAGACCGGTATTAGCATGTCGAATAATTATTGATAGTAATGGTCATATTATAATAAAAAAAACAGAATTTTTTTTAGCTTGGATCAAATCAAAAAGTAAATTGTCATATGAAAGAGTATCAGACTGGCTAGAAAAAAAGGGAAATTGGAGACCTGACAATGAAAAAATTGAACAACAAATATTATTATTAAAAAAAATATATATAATTCGTAATCTTTGGAGAAAAAAAAATGCTTTAGTATTTAAAGATCGTTTAGAATATCGATTTAATATATCTAAAGAATGGGAAATATTAAATATTTCTATAGAAAAAAGAAGAATTGCACATAAAATTATTGAAGAATCTATGATTACAGCTAATATTTGCGCGGCCAATTTTTTAGATAAAAAATTAGGTTTTGGTTTATATAATACACATTCTGGTTTTAATATATTTAATGCAAAAAATGTTATTGAATTTTTAAAACAATATAATATTTTTTATAAAGTAGAAGAAATTATGACTTTATCTGGTTTTTGTAAATTAAGAAGATCATTAGATGAATTATGTAACGAGTATGTTAATTATAGAATTTATCGATTTCAATCTTTCGGAGAGATAAGTATTTTTTCAAAACCTCATTTCTCTTTAGGATTATCCTCTTATGCTACTTGGACTTCCCCAATTAGAAAATATAGTGATATGATTAATCATAGATTAATTAAGTCTGTTATAAATAAAAAAAATAATATTATACCGCCTGATAATATTTTATTATCACATATTATTGATCGCAAGAGAAAAACACGTATGGCGGTTAGAGAAATAGAAGAATGGTTATATATAAAATTTTTTTATAAACAAAATTTTCATAATACACATTATCAAGCAGATATTATTGACATTTTAAAGGGAGGAATTCGCGCTCGTTTATTAAAAAATGGTGCTTTTATTTTTATTCCTGCTCCACATATACATAACGTGCGTCATGAATTGATTTTTTATCCAGAATCAGGAGTTGTATATATAAAAAATAAAATTCATTATAAAGTATCAGATAATATAATAGTACATTCATTAATTATAAATTATGATACTAAAACAATTATTGCATCTCTAGCTAATTAA